The DNA segment GAAGTGCAGAAACTGCAGGGGAACAGGCATGACTATTATAGAGACGAAAATAAAAGTTAACATACCTAAAGGTGTGGATGACGGTTACAGTTTAGTTATCAGAGGAAAAGGGGAGCTAAGCGAGAGAGGCGGACCTCCCGGAGACCTCTACGTAGTAATAAACATTAAGAAGGATCCTGTATTTGAGCGAGTTGGAGATGATATTATTTGCGAAGTCCCTATCCCCTTCACTACAGCAGTTTTAGGTGGAACAATACTTGTTCCAACTCTAGAAGATAAAAAAATCGAGTTAAACATTCCGCCGCGTACACAAACAGGCACACTGTTTAGAATAAAAGCTAAGGGTATGCCAAGGTTTAAAAGAGAAGGCTTCGGAGACGAACTCGTTAAAATCACTGTGAAAATACCTGAGAAAATAAGTAGGGAAGCAGAGGAGTTACTTTATAAACTTCGAGAAATGGGATTATAGAACTGTTTTTTAGATACCTGTAAATTAAATAATTTGATTCACATATACACTAGTAGGTGTTTTAGTTTGAAAGAGGCCATGTTATATAAAACTGTGAACGAGGCTGTTCAATGTCATCTATGCTCAAGATACTGTAAAATCCCACCGGGAAAACAGGGTTTTTGCAGGGTGAGAGAGAACGTCAACGGTAAACTTTACACTCTCGTCTACGATAAAGTGGTTGCAGCTAACCCTGATCCTATTCAGAAAAAACCTTTATTCCATTTCGCTCCTGGCTCAACAGCTTTTTCAATAGCTACTCCTGGTTGCAATTTTAGATGCGATTTCTGCTGTAACTGGGTTATAAGCCAGAGTAAAGGTATTATGGGTGAGAGTATCCCACCTGAGAGACTTGTCGATATGGCTGTAGAGTCCGGTTGTCAAGGACTCTCCTACACGTACACGGAGCCTACTATATTCTATGAGTTAGCTTATGACACTGCGAAGATAGCTCAGAGGCGTGGATTATATAACATGTTTGTGACGAATGGTTACATGACAGTTGAAGCTGTGGAGACAATCGCTCCTTATTTGAACGCGATTACAGTCGATTTCAAAGGTTCAGGTAACCCTGAATTCTATCGTAAACACTGCCAAGTCTTTGATGTTAACCCTATTTTTAAAACATTAGAAGCTTGCAAAGAGAAGAAAATCTTCATTGAAATAACTAACTTAATCATACCGGAAATAGGTGACTTCAAAGATGATTTCAAAAAGTTATGTAAGTGGATTGTCGAAAAACTAGGAGAAGAAACACCCCTCCACGTGTTAGCCTTCCACCCTAATTATAAGATAACAGATATCAGCTCCACCCCCGTAAAATTAATAGATGAATCTATAAGAATAGCTGAAAGCGAAGGGTTAAAGCATGTTTACGCAGGCAATATCCCCGGACATCGAAATGAGAACACATACTGCCCCAGATGCGGAAATATGGTTATTGAACGCTACAGTATATTTTTAAGAGAAAACAAGCTTAAAAACGGGCTATGCCCGTTTTGCGGCTATAAGTTAAATGTTGTGGAGTGGCCTTAAAGATTTAAATCCAGTCTCCTGTTGAAAGCTTTTGAGGCAGATATGTGTTAGTTAAAAACTCGAATCCGCGGCTGCTAAGCGCTTGAATCTCAGCCTTTCTCTTCAATTCGATCATAAGCTCTAAGTCTTTAACCCAGTTCTTATTTTTTTGCACAAAAGGCTCTTTTAAAAGTTCTTTAGCCCGTTTTAAATCAGTTTCACTCATCTTTAACCAGCATTCCTTAGGTATCTTGTAACTGTCAAGATCCCTGCTTAACACACCTAGAAGCTTCAATTCAGGCGTCGCTAAAAACGGTGACTCGTAGCTTAATCTCTTACTACCCCTCAGATAAACACTGTAAATATAGTACCCGTAAGGGTCGGAGTCCATTAACGCGAAAGCTGGAATCTTCAGTGTTTTAACAAGTTTCCTTAGAAAGCTCCTAGTCGCTATGTCAGCTGAACCCTTACCTGTTATTATAATACAAGGATATTTATTCCACCATTTAGCTTCACTGAGCCTTATTAAAGCAGCGTCCTTCTCCACTACTAGAATAAACTCCGCGTCGCTTTCAATTATTCTAATTTTATCTAGGAAAGGAGTTATAGACCAGCCGCCGCTTCCAAGCTTAGTTAAATCGATAACATCCCCGCTATCCTCTATAACTAACCTGCCGATAGCCATACCCTTCGCGCTAGCCACTATATGAGTTGAGTCACGTGTAGTATTAAGTAAAGGAGGGATATCATCTATAACATTGTCACTGTTAACTTGATCTTTGAAGAGGTTCACATCATTATAGAAAATCTCTCTTTTTGTAGCGTGAATATCTTTTTCAACTAATGTGTGAATTATTTCAAGAACCCTCATCGTCATAGTACATATATTCGCGCCAGGTTGCTCTTTCTTTTCTTTTTTCTTCCTTGGTGATAAAGTTAAAAGTTCACGGGAGCTCTTTTTCCCTCCGAGAAGAAGAAGATCATTCTCCTCATCGTAAATAATATTATCCCCACTTCTCTCCGGAATATGTATCACAGGCGGGATTTTATTTTTTATTTGATTTAAAAGATTCCGTGCGATTAAATGAATCTTTTTATGAATTACTTCTGTGGGAAGCTCTTCAACTATTACCGCCCCGCTTGGTGGGCTGACGCTTGATTGCCTTCTCTGTCTAATCTCTTTTTTTAATTGGTTTAACTTCTCAAACGTATATGTTTCTATATTATCTTTGCTTTTATTCAATTGCATCCCTTCTCAAATATTGTAATTTTTTATTAATAACCCTTCAAGGTTGACTTGCTATCTTATTTTTAGCTTCGATCAATGAAGTTTTAATTCTGGAAGATAATTTGCCACCTGTAATCATACTTTCTAAGATACTATATAATTCCTCAAAACTAGGTTTTTCAGCCAAATCCTTATCAGTATCTATAATCGAGGTTAAAGATTTAACGAATGATTCAGCATATCCAAGTAATTTGCTTGAACGCTCTTTCTTTTTTTCTTCAATTTCACCCTTAGTAATATACGCTTTAAGCTTCCTACCCAATTCTTCTAAGGCTAACTTGATTTCTTTTACTAAAATGTCATCCGCAGCTAAAGCCTGCTTACTTTGCGCTTTAAACATCACATGAACGAAAGGCCCGCTAACGTTTACAAATAGTTTCACAGGGCCTTTAGGTAGACCGTTATCGGAGATATCCAATTTATAATTCTTCCAGTTCACAAGACTTGCAGCCTTCCATATTGCGCAGTCAGAGTTATCTCGGAGTTTAGGCGTCCTATTTGTGAACCTGTAGAGAACAGGACCCTTATCTAACTCTGATTCATTTTGACTGGATTCGTTTGAAGGGCGTTTATATGCGATAGCGGCTTCAACCACGAAGGCTAAACCCTTACTGCTTGTGGGTTTACGTGTAACCGCTTCCACAAATTCTGCGTTTAAACTTTTTTTAATCACATCTCTTAAAACATCGCTTCCCACAGGTACGACCGTGTTCACGGGAGGAGCGGGGTATTTTATGCTTATAAACGCTTTATATAAAGCATTTATCTGCTCATCTGTTAAAGATTTAACAGGCGTTGAGGGCGCGAGCTTAGATTTAAGCGATTTATTAGCTAATCTAACTATTTCTTCAGCTCTTTTCTCACCGATTCTGCAGAATGATTTCGTTAAAAACTCGGTTACCTTCACTGCTGAAGTGTTTCTAACAGCTTCCTGAAAGTCTCCTATACTAGTAGATTCAGGGTGAGGTTCGGTGTAAACAGGTTCAGGTGGGAAATGAGATACTTTTCTAGGATATAACCACACATCGCCGTTAGGGTCTATGAATATTAAATTTACATGGCTGTTAAGTAATGCAGACTGCTTCACGTATTCGTCAGCGTAGCCTTTCACATATTTAACGTTAAGATACCATAATTGCACGTATGTGCCGTGGTCGAATGGCAGAGAAACCTGCGTTGAGGGTATAGTATACTTCTTTTTATTTTCACCGGTTGTATAAAAGACTTGGAGCACACCTTTCTTTTCTTTAATGTGTTTAGTCACAACCGTTATAGGTTTACCTGTAGTGTTCTGTGCGTCGCTGAAAGCGCTTGGAGCGCCGAAGCCTTGGCTACCCCTCGTTTGTTTAAGTTTCTCAGATTTACTTGAAGCTAAATATATTCCAAATTTTTCCACGTCAACAGGTTTCATTCCAACTCCGTTGTCGAAGGCTTCGAAACAATACATCTCTATATCTGAGCCTTGTATGTCATCTGGGAGTATTTCCGGTTTCTCAACTTTTTGAAGCACAATTAAAGCGATAGGCTCCTTATTTATTAAATCTTTTAGAGGTGAGATTAACTTATTTAATCTTGAAAGAATTGCTTCAGGCTTATTTTTATTAAGCGTTTCACTCCACGGTTCAACGCGATAACTTTGAATAGGGGATTCCGGGCTTAAATTTTTATAAATATTAAAATCCCATTGAGCAGTTTCAATCGCGTCTAACGCGTTATCTAGGAATTCAGCCACATATTGTGTATGCTTATGCCTCTCTATAGAGAAACCTACCAGCTGAGTTCTCTTCCTCATAAACTGGGCTATGCTGCCTTCTTTAATAACACCCTCTGTATTTGAAACCATGACGTTCACTTTCCCCTTTTAATGTATTATCATCTACTGTTTAAAAATACCAATTAGTATAAAATATTTTGTATAAAAATAAATAGGAGTAAAGTTACAGTTAATCGGTTTAAAACAGCAATTAAGAGTTTTATTTAAACTTAAGTTCACTAGGCTCATTTCCCTCCTCTACGATGATCGGTTTAGCGTTAAACATTTTGAATTCACGTCTAAGAGAGATCGCTAGTGTACTAGCCTTGTATACATCGCTTGGTGAAGAGCCGCTCCCCCTCCAAATCCAGATTTTCTTAGCGTCTTCATCTACGATTATCGCAGTGGACCCTGCGTCTGGTTTCCTCTCAATTTCGTTAAGCCCGTTTTGAGTGACTTGGAATATTTTCATAAAACCCCTCCTAAAATAATGCTTTATTAAAAATATTCTTTAGGATATTATTAAATTTTTTGTATTATAACTACAAAACAATAATTAATCACCTAGCTAAACTACTAAAAATCTGATAAATACTTAAGCAGATTAAATCATATTAATATTAGACGCCTTTAAATAGTAAGGTGATTATTTGAGTGAAATCACCGAATATATAAGCGAAGCGCGTAAAAATATTACCTTAAAAAAATATCATGAAGCCGCTTCAATATACGAGAAACTAGGTAAAATGTTTTTTAAAACGGACGTTAAAACAGCCTTAAATTTTTTCAAGCTAGCAGTAAAATACTATGATAAAAGCATAGCTGAATATGATAAAGCTAGAAAGCTGGTTGAAGCGGCTAACTGCTCGGAGTGCATAGGTAGAATATATAAAAAATGGTTTAATGATGCTGCTACAGCTACAGATTATTTTATATCAGCCACTAAATATATGATCAAAGCTTCGAAAATGAATCTAGGTTATAAAAACGGAGACAAAACTAATAAAGTATAACATTTTCACAAACAGTTTAATTAACACATTTCTCTAGGTGTAATTATGAAGATCAGAGCTTCGATAGGAAGCGTCATAAAACTAGGAAAGCAACCAGGGAGGCTAGCTGCTGAGCCGACGGCGATATATCTCATGACTTATCATGTAGCTAAGTGTGAGGCGAACTGCGCTTTCTGCACTCAAGCACGCTCCAGTTCAACCACCACTGAAAGACTATCACGGATAACATGGCCTGAATTCGAAATAGAGAAATTATTTGAAAATTATAGTGACACTAATTTTAAATCTCTACAAAGAATCTGCGTACAAGCCGTAAACTATAGAAACGTGGTTTCAGACGTTTTAAAAATAGTAAGATACTTAAAGAAGGTTTCAAAACTACCTATCTCTCTTTCTATTAAACCTTTACCAGAGAAAGATATTAAAACACTTTTAAAAGAGGGTGTTGAAAAAATCTGTTTCCCCGTTGACGCAGCCACTGAGAAGTTATTTAACAAGGTTAAAGGAGTGGAAGTGAATGGCCCGTATGATTTTGAAAAACACTTAACCAGC comes from the Candidatus Odinarchaeum yellowstonii genome and includes:
- the amrS gene encoding AmmeMemoRadiSam system radical SAM enzyme; the encoded protein is MKEAMLYKTVNEAVQCHLCSRYCKIPPGKQGFCRVRENVNGKLYTLVYDKVVAANPDPIQKKPLFHFAPGSTAFSIATPGCNFRCDFCCNWVISQSKGIMGESIPPERLVDMAVESGCQGLSYTYTEPTIFYELAYDTAKIAQRRGLYNMFVTNGYMTVEAVETIAPYLNAITVDFKGSGNPEFYRKHCQVFDVNPIFKTLEACKEKKIFIEITNLIIPEIGDFKDDFKKLCKWIVEKLGEETPLHVLAFHPNYKITDISSTPVKLIDESIRIAESEGLKHVYAGNIPGHRNENTYCPRCGNMVIERYSIFLRENKLKNGLCPFCGYKLNVVEWP
- a CDS encoding DNA topoisomerase VI subunit B, whose product is MVSNTEGVIKEGSIAQFMRKRTQLVGFSIERHKHTQYVAEFLDNALDAIETAQWDFNIYKNLSPESPIQSYRVEPWSETLNKNKPEAILSRLNKLISPLKDLINKEPIALIVLQKVEKPEILPDDIQGSDIEMYCFEAFDNGVGMKPVDVEKFGIYLASSKSEKLKQTRGSQGFGAPSAFSDAQNTTGKPITVVTKHIKEKKGVLQVFYTTGENKKKYTIPSTQVSLPFDHGTYVQLWYLNVKYVKGYADEYVKQSALLNSHVNLIFIDPNGDVWLYPRKVSHFPPEPVYTEPHPESTSIGDFQEAVRNTSAVKVTEFLTKSFCRIGEKRAEEIVRLANKSLKSKLAPSTPVKSLTDEQINALYKAFISIKYPAPPVNTVVPVGSDVLRDVIKKSLNAEFVEAVTRKPTSSKGLAFVVEAAIAYKRPSNESSQNESELDKGPVLYRFTNRTPKLRDNSDCAIWKAASLVNWKNYKLDISDNGLPKGPVKLFVNVSGPFVHVMFKAQSKQALAADDILVKEIKLALEELGRKLKAYITKGEIEEKKKERSSKLLGYAESFVKSLTSIIDTDKDLAEKPSFEELYSILESMITGGKLSSRIKTSLIEAKNKIASQP
- a CDS encoding radical SAM protein, which produces MKIRASIGSVIKLGKQPGRLAAEPTAIYLMTYHVAKCEANCAFCTQARSSSTTTERLSRITWPEFEIEKLFENYSDTNFKSLQRICVQAVNYRNVVSDVLKIVRYLKKVSKLPISLSIKPLPEKDIKTLLKEGVEKICFPVDAATEKLFNKVKGVEVNGPYDFEKHLTSLQTAVKIFGPYNVTTHLIIGLGESEKEAVDFMFKMKKKGVNVGLFAFTPLKGTNLQELKPPLKEAYRRLQLARCLIFNENTSINQFIFDEEGRIKNILIPVEKINRIIVSGIPFLTSGCPGCNRPYYNERVSGPIYNYPSIELVKKDIQKIKIELEGLIK